A window from Primulina eburnea isolate SZY01 chromosome 2, ASM2296580v1, whole genome shotgun sequence encodes these proteins:
- the LOC140823433 gene encoding uncharacterized protein isoform X2, whose amino-acid sequence MAKRSKRRPLRGERNQASCIWGLISIFRFGHGRSTNRLLGNRMRTSKQCVVSPSNTKRILSGHAEKSEVLSGHPEISEVVSDVEEKKIAMAVVETRVKEIMEEEMFNEQGSTKQSDFSDTGFEQNDSRKGSQVKKNHRRKNKAYGSYSDNMGVSKFGAEICLMPEESCEAHLRKSSDFLDLEMTMEELAFWINQRNAKCTNRDLCSKPDSPAGHAVVARENIVAAIKALVEQRVNDCINLGEGGKCRSKELMDTFGSNEDLFLKLLHDPNSALTQHIQNLEVARFEKDQKLGSVTGTQLSEEKPTNLKDDGFSSRKQLNFFRRRTKSLDSFTSERDEEIVISKLGSKRLHSPDTAIRYSPHSPCNVANNAHNERNRSQFSFSEIKRKLKNAMGKERHGISYDGSIHESCSKQQNTNNNEDKSQVVENFSWSSPNRNHFYSERFANPSTILKRFEQASKSRDKGLQAVKETCQYPNFWESNIYSEAKKHLCEMLNNGVVNAESTSQQLPKSLGGILCLPEYNSSPFCTPRKHVDDVFITAQMRLSPRGIVTNNVSGLAQENHITQASSDRKSNETMSYPLCDKVQSSNTNINVPGREDHDNSSEVQSCAEHITVREVPSYSSKLLGIKEMTESRSDEADGIISISSEPPRNANQIDVQNGDTREVDSEESSPQCLKDSNQGFKLDLFREDQMLSPPVLPPVHSPGAVETKDSEDAIDNTDRASPISVLEPLFTDDDISPASTSQRVGKEVEPRQIHFKEQSCASERGTCMKISLEGEESAFEYVEAVLLGSGLNWDEFLLRWFSLIEVLDPSLFDEVELFSSRPRHDQKLLFDCSNEVLKEACETHFEYSTGRSSVSHNILPVPTGMDLINKVWKRVEWHLFWPPMPHSLDQLVKTDMAQFGKCLNIQLDIELTCYDMGETIFDELVEDTVLTFINDTIIDDEFMILG is encoded by the exons ATGGCTAAGAGATCAAAGAGACGCCCATTACGGGGTGAAAGGAATCAAGCAAGTTGTATATGGGGTTTAATTAGCATATTTAGATTCGGTCATGGTCGTTCCACCAATAGATTGCTTGGAAATAGAATGCGAACAAGCAAGCAATGCGTTG TTTCTCCTTCGAATACAAAAAGAATTCTATCTGGCCATGCTGAAAAATCTGAAGTTCTATCTGGCCATCCTGAAATATCTGAAGTAGTTTCT GATGTTGAAGAAAAGAAGATTGCAATGGCTGTTGTCGAGACTAGAGTGAAGGAAATTATGGAAGAGGAAATGTTCAACGAGCAAGGCTCAACAAAGCAGTCAGATTTTTCTGATACAGGTTTCGAGCAAAATGATTCGCGAAAAGGATCTCAAGTAAAAAAGAATCATAGGCGAAAAAACAAAGCGTATGGCAGTTACTCAGACAATATGGGAGTTTCCAAATTTGGTGCTGAAATTTGCTTGATGCCTGAAGAATCTTGTGAAGCCCATTTGCGAAAATCATCAGACTTTCTTGATCTTGAAATGACTATGGAAGAGTTAGCATTCTGGATTAATCAGAGAAACGCAAAGTGCACGAATCGTGATTTATGTAGCAAACCTGATAGTCCAGCTGGTCATGCTGTCGTGGCTAGAGAAAATATAGTTGCAGCAATAAAGGCACTCGTAGAACAGAGAGTAAATGACTGTATAAATTTAGGGGAAGGAGGGAAATGTCGTTCGAAAGAATTAATGGATACCTTCGGTTCAAACGAGGATTTGTTCTTAAAACTGCTACATGATCCAAACTCTGCTCTGACCCAACACATACAAAATTTAGAAGTTGCTAGGTTCGAAAAAGACCAAAAGCTCGGTTCAGTGACTGGAACCCAGTTGTCTGAAGAAAAGCCAACCAACTTAAAAGATGATGGATTTAGTAGCCGTAAACAGCTCAACTTCTTCCGCCGGAGGACCAAATCTCTTGATAGCTTCACTTCTGAAAGAGATGAGGAAATTGTAATCTCAAAACTTGGATCTAAAAGGTTACATAGCCCTGATACTGCTATCAGATATTCACCACATTCACCATGTAATGTTGCTAACAATGCACACAACGAGAGAAATAGGTCCCAGTTCTCTTtctctgaaattaaaagaaagcTTAAGAATGCAATGGGAAAAGAGAGACATGGGATTTCTTATGATGGCAGTATCCATGAATCTTGTTCTAAGCAACAAAATACGAACAATAACGAGGATAAAAGTCAAGTGGTAGAAAATTTTAGCTGGAGCTCTCCTAACAGGAACCATTTCTACTCCGAAAGATTTGCGAATCCATCTACCATTCTTAAGAGGTTTGAACAAGCCAGCAAATCAAGAGATAAGGGTTTGCAAGCGGTGAAGGAAACATGCCAATATCCAAATTTTTGGGAATCTAACATCTATAGTGAAGCTAAGAAGCATCTCTGTGAAATGCTGAATAATGGAGTTGTAAATGCAGAATCAACGAGTCAGCAGCTGCCCAAATCCTTAGGTGGGATTCTTTGTCTACCTGAATATAATAGTTCTCCTTTCTGCACCCCGAGAAAACATGTAGACGACGTCTTCATAACTGCCCAGATGAGATTATCTCCGCGTGGCATAGTTACAAACAATGTTAGTGGGTTAGCACAAGAAAATCATATCACTCAAGCAAGTTCAGATAGGAAAAGCAACGAGACTATGTCATATCCCCTTTGTGATAAAGTACAATCTTCCAACACGAATATCAATGTTCCAGGCCGGGAGGATCATGATAATTCTTCAGAAGTTCAATCCTGTGCAGAGCATATCACTGTTCGGGAAG TTCCTAGTTATTCTTCAAAACTTTTGGGGATCAAAGAAATGACTGAATCAAGGTCTGATGAAGCGGATGGAATTATTAGTATTTCTAGCGAGCCACCCCGCAATGCAAACCAAATAGATGTTCAGAATGGAGACACTCGGGAAGTTGACAGTGAAGAAAGTTCTCCCCAATGCCTGAAAGATTCTAACCAAGGATTCAAATTG GATTTATTTAGAGAGGATCAAATGCTGTCTCCTCCAGTATTACCCCCTGTGCATTCTCCAGGAGCCGTGGAGACCAAAGATTCTGAGGATGCAATTGACAATACAGATCGAGCCAGTCCCATATCTGTTCTCGAGCCATTATTCACAGATGATGATATCAGTCCTGCAAGCACGTCTCAACGAG TTGGAAAAGAAGTTGAACCTCGACAAATCCATTTCAAAGAGCAATCTTGTGCAAGTGAACGAGGAACTTGTATGAAAATTTCGCTTGAGGGTGAAGAATCAGCATTTGAATATGTGGAAGCTGTGTTGCTTGGTTCTGGATTGAACTGGGATGAATTTCTTTTAAGATGGTTCTCTCTCATTGAAGTTCTCGATCCTTCATTGTTTGATGAAGTTGAGTTATTTTCTAGCCGACCGCGACATGATCAGAAACTTCTGTTTGATTGTTCTAATGAAGTTCTAAAGGAAGCGTGTGAGACACATTTCGAGTACTCGACTGGGAGATCAAGTGTTTCACATAATATTCTGCCAGTTCCTACAGGGATGGATCTGATTAACAAGGTATGGAAGCGAGTCGAATGGCATCTCTTTTGGCCTCCTATGCCTCATTCTCTGGATCAACTTGTCAAAACAGACATGGCACAATTTGGAAAATGCCTGAACATCCAATTAGATATTGAGCTTACCTGTTACGATATGGGGGAAACGATTTTTGATGAACTGGTGGAAGATACTGTTCTGACCTTCATTAATGATACTATCATAGATGATGAGTTCATGATACTTGGATGA
- the LOC140823433 gene encoding uncharacterized protein isoform X1 encodes MAKRSKRRPLRGERNQASCIWGLISIFRFGHGRSTNRLLGNRMRTSKQCVVSPSNTKRILSGHAEKSEVLSGHPEISEVVSDVEEKKIAMAVVETRVKEIMEEEMFNEQGSTKQSDFSDTGFEQNDSRKGSQVKKNHRRKNKAYGSYSDNMGVSKFGAEICLMPEESCEAHLRKSSDFLDLEMTMEELAFWINQRNAKCTNRDLCSKPDSPAGHAVVARENIVAAIKALVEQRVNDCINLGEGGKCRSKELMDTFGSNEDLFLKLLHDPNSALTQHIQNLEVARFEKDQKLGSVTGTQLSEEKPTNLKDDGFSSRKQLNFFRRRTKSLDSFTSERDEEIVISKLGSKRLHSPDTAIRYSPHSPCNVANNAHNERNRSQFSFSEIKRKLKNAMGKERHGISYDGSIHESCSKQQNTNNNEDKSQVVENFSWSSPNRNHFYSERFANPSTILKRFEQASKSRDKGLQAVKETCQYPNFWESNIYSEAKKHLCEMLNNGVVNAESTSQQLPKSLGGILCLPEYNSSPFCTPRKHVDDVFITAQMRLSPRGIVTNNVSGLAQENHITQASSDRKSNETMSYPLCDKVQSSNTNINVPGREDHDNSSEVQSCAEHITVREATVPSYSSKLLGIKEMTESRSDEADGIISISSEPPRNANQIDVQNGDTREVDSEESSPQCLKDSNQGFKLDLFREDQMLSPPVLPPVHSPGAVETKDSEDAIDNTDRASPISVLEPLFTDDDISPASTSQRVGKEVEPRQIHFKEQSCASERGTCMKISLEGEESAFEYVEAVLLGSGLNWDEFLLRWFSLIEVLDPSLFDEVELFSSRPRHDQKLLFDCSNEVLKEACETHFEYSTGRSSVSHNILPVPTGMDLINKVWKRVEWHLFWPPMPHSLDQLVKTDMAQFGKCLNIQLDIELTCYDMGETIFDELVEDTVLTFINDTIIDDEFMILG; translated from the exons ATGGCTAAGAGATCAAAGAGACGCCCATTACGGGGTGAAAGGAATCAAGCAAGTTGTATATGGGGTTTAATTAGCATATTTAGATTCGGTCATGGTCGTTCCACCAATAGATTGCTTGGAAATAGAATGCGAACAAGCAAGCAATGCGTTG TTTCTCCTTCGAATACAAAAAGAATTCTATCTGGCCATGCTGAAAAATCTGAAGTTCTATCTGGCCATCCTGAAATATCTGAAGTAGTTTCT GATGTTGAAGAAAAGAAGATTGCAATGGCTGTTGTCGAGACTAGAGTGAAGGAAATTATGGAAGAGGAAATGTTCAACGAGCAAGGCTCAACAAAGCAGTCAGATTTTTCTGATACAGGTTTCGAGCAAAATGATTCGCGAAAAGGATCTCAAGTAAAAAAGAATCATAGGCGAAAAAACAAAGCGTATGGCAGTTACTCAGACAATATGGGAGTTTCCAAATTTGGTGCTGAAATTTGCTTGATGCCTGAAGAATCTTGTGAAGCCCATTTGCGAAAATCATCAGACTTTCTTGATCTTGAAATGACTATGGAAGAGTTAGCATTCTGGATTAATCAGAGAAACGCAAAGTGCACGAATCGTGATTTATGTAGCAAACCTGATAGTCCAGCTGGTCATGCTGTCGTGGCTAGAGAAAATATAGTTGCAGCAATAAAGGCACTCGTAGAACAGAGAGTAAATGACTGTATAAATTTAGGGGAAGGAGGGAAATGTCGTTCGAAAGAATTAATGGATACCTTCGGTTCAAACGAGGATTTGTTCTTAAAACTGCTACATGATCCAAACTCTGCTCTGACCCAACACATACAAAATTTAGAAGTTGCTAGGTTCGAAAAAGACCAAAAGCTCGGTTCAGTGACTGGAACCCAGTTGTCTGAAGAAAAGCCAACCAACTTAAAAGATGATGGATTTAGTAGCCGTAAACAGCTCAACTTCTTCCGCCGGAGGACCAAATCTCTTGATAGCTTCACTTCTGAAAGAGATGAGGAAATTGTAATCTCAAAACTTGGATCTAAAAGGTTACATAGCCCTGATACTGCTATCAGATATTCACCACATTCACCATGTAATGTTGCTAACAATGCACACAACGAGAGAAATAGGTCCCAGTTCTCTTtctctgaaattaaaagaaagcTTAAGAATGCAATGGGAAAAGAGAGACATGGGATTTCTTATGATGGCAGTATCCATGAATCTTGTTCTAAGCAACAAAATACGAACAATAACGAGGATAAAAGTCAAGTGGTAGAAAATTTTAGCTGGAGCTCTCCTAACAGGAACCATTTCTACTCCGAAAGATTTGCGAATCCATCTACCATTCTTAAGAGGTTTGAACAAGCCAGCAAATCAAGAGATAAGGGTTTGCAAGCGGTGAAGGAAACATGCCAATATCCAAATTTTTGGGAATCTAACATCTATAGTGAAGCTAAGAAGCATCTCTGTGAAATGCTGAATAATGGAGTTGTAAATGCAGAATCAACGAGTCAGCAGCTGCCCAAATCCTTAGGTGGGATTCTTTGTCTACCTGAATATAATAGTTCTCCTTTCTGCACCCCGAGAAAACATGTAGACGACGTCTTCATAACTGCCCAGATGAGATTATCTCCGCGTGGCATAGTTACAAACAATGTTAGTGGGTTAGCACAAGAAAATCATATCACTCAAGCAAGTTCAGATAGGAAAAGCAACGAGACTATGTCATATCCCCTTTGTGATAAAGTACAATCTTCCAACACGAATATCAATGTTCCAGGCCGGGAGGATCATGATAATTCTTCAGAAGTTCAATCCTGTGCAGAGCATATCACTGTTCGGGAAG CTACAGTTCCTAGTTATTCTTCAAAACTTTTGGGGATCAAAGAAATGACTGAATCAAGGTCTGATGAAGCGGATGGAATTATTAGTATTTCTAGCGAGCCACCCCGCAATGCAAACCAAATAGATGTTCAGAATGGAGACACTCGGGAAGTTGACAGTGAAGAAAGTTCTCCCCAATGCCTGAAAGATTCTAACCAAGGATTCAAATTG GATTTATTTAGAGAGGATCAAATGCTGTCTCCTCCAGTATTACCCCCTGTGCATTCTCCAGGAGCCGTGGAGACCAAAGATTCTGAGGATGCAATTGACAATACAGATCGAGCCAGTCCCATATCTGTTCTCGAGCCATTATTCACAGATGATGATATCAGTCCTGCAAGCACGTCTCAACGAG TTGGAAAAGAAGTTGAACCTCGACAAATCCATTTCAAAGAGCAATCTTGTGCAAGTGAACGAGGAACTTGTATGAAAATTTCGCTTGAGGGTGAAGAATCAGCATTTGAATATGTGGAAGCTGTGTTGCTTGGTTCTGGATTGAACTGGGATGAATTTCTTTTAAGATGGTTCTCTCTCATTGAAGTTCTCGATCCTTCATTGTTTGATGAAGTTGAGTTATTTTCTAGCCGACCGCGACATGATCAGAAACTTCTGTTTGATTGTTCTAATGAAGTTCTAAAGGAAGCGTGTGAGACACATTTCGAGTACTCGACTGGGAGATCAAGTGTTTCACATAATATTCTGCCAGTTCCTACAGGGATGGATCTGATTAACAAGGTATGGAAGCGAGTCGAATGGCATCTCTTTTGGCCTCCTATGCCTCATTCTCTGGATCAACTTGTCAAAACAGACATGGCACAATTTGGAAAATGCCTGAACATCCAATTAGATATTGAGCTTACCTGTTACGATATGGGGGAAACGATTTTTGATGAACTGGTGGAAGATACTGTTCTGACCTTCATTAATGATACTATCATAGATGATGAGTTCATGATACTTGGATGA
- the LOC140823433 gene encoding uncharacterized protein isoform X3, with protein sequence MAKRSKRRPLRGERNQASCIWGLISIFRFGHGRSTNRLLGNRMRTSKQCVVSPSNTKRILSGHAEKSEVLSGHPEISEVVSDVEEKKIAMAVVETRVKEIMEEEMFNEQGSTKQSDFSDTGFEQNDSRKGSQVKKNHRRKNKAYGSYSDNMGVSKFGAEICLMPEESCEAHLRKSSDFLDLEMTMEELAFWINQRNAKCTNRDLCSKPDSPAGHAVVARENIVAAIKALVEQRVNDCINLGEGGKCRSKELMDTFGSNEDLFLKLLHDPNSALTQHIQNLEVARFEKDQKLGSVTGTQLSEEKPTNLKDDGFSSRKQLNFFRRRTKSLDSFTSERDEEIVISKLGSKRLHSPDTAIRYSPHSPCNVANNAHNERNRSQFSFSEIKRKLKNAMGKERHGISYDGSIHESCSKQQNTNNNEDKSQVVENFSWSSPNRNHFYSERFANPSTILKRFEQASKSRDKGLQAVKETCQYPNFWESNIYSEAKKHLCEMLNNGVVNAESTSQQLPKSLGGILCLPEYNSSPFCTPRKHVDDVFITAQMRLSPRGIVTNNVSGLAQENHITQASSDRKSNETMSYPLCDKVQSSNTNINVPGREDHDNSSEVQSCAEHITVREATVPSYSSKLLGIKEMTESRSDEADGIISISSEPPRNANQIDVQNGDTREVDSEESSPQCLKDSNQGFKLEPWRPKILRMQLTIQIEPVPYLFSSHYSQMMISVLQARLNELEKKLNLDKSISKSNLVQVNEELV encoded by the exons ATGGCTAAGAGATCAAAGAGACGCCCATTACGGGGTGAAAGGAATCAAGCAAGTTGTATATGGGGTTTAATTAGCATATTTAGATTCGGTCATGGTCGTTCCACCAATAGATTGCTTGGAAATAGAATGCGAACAAGCAAGCAATGCGTTG TTTCTCCTTCGAATACAAAAAGAATTCTATCTGGCCATGCTGAAAAATCTGAAGTTCTATCTGGCCATCCTGAAATATCTGAAGTAGTTTCT GATGTTGAAGAAAAGAAGATTGCAATGGCTGTTGTCGAGACTAGAGTGAAGGAAATTATGGAAGAGGAAATGTTCAACGAGCAAGGCTCAACAAAGCAGTCAGATTTTTCTGATACAGGTTTCGAGCAAAATGATTCGCGAAAAGGATCTCAAGTAAAAAAGAATCATAGGCGAAAAAACAAAGCGTATGGCAGTTACTCAGACAATATGGGAGTTTCCAAATTTGGTGCTGAAATTTGCTTGATGCCTGAAGAATCTTGTGAAGCCCATTTGCGAAAATCATCAGACTTTCTTGATCTTGAAATGACTATGGAAGAGTTAGCATTCTGGATTAATCAGAGAAACGCAAAGTGCACGAATCGTGATTTATGTAGCAAACCTGATAGTCCAGCTGGTCATGCTGTCGTGGCTAGAGAAAATATAGTTGCAGCAATAAAGGCACTCGTAGAACAGAGAGTAAATGACTGTATAAATTTAGGGGAAGGAGGGAAATGTCGTTCGAAAGAATTAATGGATACCTTCGGTTCAAACGAGGATTTGTTCTTAAAACTGCTACATGATCCAAACTCTGCTCTGACCCAACACATACAAAATTTAGAAGTTGCTAGGTTCGAAAAAGACCAAAAGCTCGGTTCAGTGACTGGAACCCAGTTGTCTGAAGAAAAGCCAACCAACTTAAAAGATGATGGATTTAGTAGCCGTAAACAGCTCAACTTCTTCCGCCGGAGGACCAAATCTCTTGATAGCTTCACTTCTGAAAGAGATGAGGAAATTGTAATCTCAAAACTTGGATCTAAAAGGTTACATAGCCCTGATACTGCTATCAGATATTCACCACATTCACCATGTAATGTTGCTAACAATGCACACAACGAGAGAAATAGGTCCCAGTTCTCTTtctctgaaattaaaagaaagcTTAAGAATGCAATGGGAAAAGAGAGACATGGGATTTCTTATGATGGCAGTATCCATGAATCTTGTTCTAAGCAACAAAATACGAACAATAACGAGGATAAAAGTCAAGTGGTAGAAAATTTTAGCTGGAGCTCTCCTAACAGGAACCATTTCTACTCCGAAAGATTTGCGAATCCATCTACCATTCTTAAGAGGTTTGAACAAGCCAGCAAATCAAGAGATAAGGGTTTGCAAGCGGTGAAGGAAACATGCCAATATCCAAATTTTTGGGAATCTAACATCTATAGTGAAGCTAAGAAGCATCTCTGTGAAATGCTGAATAATGGAGTTGTAAATGCAGAATCAACGAGTCAGCAGCTGCCCAAATCCTTAGGTGGGATTCTTTGTCTACCTGAATATAATAGTTCTCCTTTCTGCACCCCGAGAAAACATGTAGACGACGTCTTCATAACTGCCCAGATGAGATTATCTCCGCGTGGCATAGTTACAAACAATGTTAGTGGGTTAGCACAAGAAAATCATATCACTCAAGCAAGTTCAGATAGGAAAAGCAACGAGACTATGTCATATCCCCTTTGTGATAAAGTACAATCTTCCAACACGAATATCAATGTTCCAGGCCGGGAGGATCATGATAATTCTTCAGAAGTTCAATCCTGTGCAGAGCATATCACTGTTCGGGAAG CTACAGTTCCTAGTTATTCTTCAAAACTTTTGGGGATCAAAGAAATGACTGAATCAAGGTCTGATGAAGCGGATGGAATTATTAGTATTTCTAGCGAGCCACCCCGCAATGCAAACCAAATAGATGTTCAGAATGGAGACACTCGGGAAGTTGACAGTGAAGAAAGTTCTCCCCAATGCCTGAAAGATTCTAACCAAGGATTCAAATTG GAGCCGTGGAGACCAAAGATTCTGAGGATGCAATTGACAATACAGATCGAGCCAGTCCCATATCTGTTCTCGAGCCATTATTCACAGATGATGATATCAGTCCTGCAAGCACGTCTCAACGAG TTGGAAAAGAAGTTGAACCTCGACAAATCCATTTCAAAGAGCAATCTTGTGCAAGTGAACGAGGAACTTGTATGA
- the LOC140823435 gene encoding signal peptide peptidase-like 4 isoform X1, with translation MEMKNRAFYCAILALLSGCVVFAGDIIHQDDVAPARPGCDNDFVLVKVPLWINGKEVAGFVGVGARFGPTLESKEKRANLTRITLADPPDCCRGPKNKITGDVILAHRGNCSFVTKADNAEAAGASALLIINNRTELFKMVCKANETNVNIQIPVVILTSDAGATLIQSMRDNSNVSIQMYSPKRPVVDVAEVFLWLMAVGTILCASYWSAWTAKQAAIEQEKLLKDGSDEYLSNEAHSSSGVMDINIASAILFVVIASSFLIMLYKLMSYVFIEILVVVFCIGGMEGLQTCLVTLLSCFRWFERAAESYIKVPFLGAISYLTLAVSPSCIAFAVLWAVFRRISFAWIGQDILGITLIITVLQIIRVPNLKVGTVLLSCAFLYDIFWVFVSQWLFHKSIMIVVARGDGSGEDGIPMLLKIPRMFDPWGGYSIIGFGDIILPGLVIAFALRYDWLSRKSLKDGYFLWAMIAYGLGLLITYVALNLMDGHGQPALLYIVPFTLGTFIALAKKRGDLNHLWNRGDPERICPHVQLQPDDR, from the exons ATGGAGATGAAGAACAGAGCTTTCTACTGTGCAATTTTAGCGTTGTTGAGTGGTTGTGTAGTGTTTGCAGGCGACATTATTCATCAAGATGATGTCGCTCCGGCGAGGCCTGGTTGTGATAACGACTTTGTTCTG GTTAAAGTACCATTGTGGATTAATGGTAAAGAAGTGGCAGGGTTTGTGGGTGTAGGAGCCCGATTTGGCCCCACCTTGGAATCGAAAGAGAAGCGGGCAAACCTTACTCGAATCACTCTTGCAGATCCTCCTGATTGTTGTCGTGGACCTAAGAACAAG ATTACAGGTGATGTAATATTGGCGCATCGGGGAAATTGCAGCTTTGTTACCAAAGCAGACAATGCAGAAGCTGCCGGAGCTTCAGCTTTACTTATAATAAACAATCGGACAG AGCTCTTCAAGATGGTTTGTAAGGCAAACGAAACCAATGTAAATATTCAAATTCCAGTTGTCATACTCACATCGGATGCTGGTGCAACCTTGATACAGAGTATGAGGGATAACTCAAATG TTTCCATTCAGATGTACTCTCCAAAACGACCAGTGGTTGATGTTGCTGAGGTGTTCCTCTGGCTAATGGCTGTTGGTACAATATTATGTGCGTCTTATTGGTCTGCGTGGACTGCAAAACAAGCAGCTATCGAGCAGGAGAAGCTCTTGAAG GATGGTTCTGATGAATACCTCAGCAATGAGGCACATAGTTCCAGTGGTGTCATGGACATCAACATTGCATCAGCAATTTTGTTCGTTGTGATTGCTTCCTCGTTCTTAATCATGCTCTACAAGCTGATGTCCTATGTGTTCATTGAGATTCTGGTGGTTGTATTTTGCATTGGTGGCATGGAG GGTTTGCAAACTTGTCTGGTGACTCTGTTATCATG TTTCAGATGGTTTGAACGTGCTGCCGAATCATATATAAAAGTACCTTTTCTGGGAGCCATATCTTATCTTACACTCGCTGTTTCTCCTTCATGCATAGCATTTGCTGTTCTATGGGCAGTTTTCCGACGGATCTCCTTCGCTTGGATTGGTCAAGATATACTT GGCATTACCTTGATTATTACTGTTCTCCAAATAATACGAGTTCCAAATCTTAAG GTGGGTACGGTTCTACTGAGCTGTGCATTTTTGTATGATATTTTTTGGGTCTTCGTTTCCCAATGGTTGTTCCATAAGAGCATCATGATAGTG GTAGCTCGTGGTGATGGAAGTGGAGAAGATGGTATCCCAATGTTACTAAAAATCCCTCGAATGTTTGATCCTTGGGGCGGATACAGTATCATTGGATTCGGAGATATTATCTTACCAGGACTAGTAATAGCATTTGCCTTGAG ATATGATTGGCTGTCCAGGAAAAGTCTAAAAGATGGATACTTTCTGTGGGCGATGATTGCTTATGGTTTAG GGCTTCTCATCACTTATGTGGCTTTAAACTTGATGGATGGACATGGACAACCGGCTTTGCTTTACATCGTCCCTTTCACACTAG GCACATTCATAGCATTGGCCAAGAAGAGAGGCGATTTGAATCATCTTTGGAACCGAGGGGATCCGGAAAGAATATGTCCACACGTTCAACTTCAACCAGATGACCgatga
- the LOC140823435 gene encoding signal peptide peptidase-like 4 isoform X2 has protein sequence MVCKANETNVNIQIPVVILTSDAGATLIQSMRDNSNVSIQMYSPKRPVVDVAEVFLWLMAVGTILCASYWSAWTAKQAAIEQEKLLKDGSDEYLSNEAHSSSGVMDINIASAILFVVIASSFLIMLYKLMSYVFIEILVVVFCIGGMEGLQTCLVTLLSCFRWFERAAESYIKVPFLGAISYLTLAVSPSCIAFAVLWAVFRRISFAWIGQDILGITLIITVLQIIRVPNLKVGTVLLSCAFLYDIFWVFVSQWLFHKSIMIVVARGDGSGEDGIPMLLKIPRMFDPWGGYSIIGFGDIILPGLVIAFALRYDWLSRKSLKDGYFLWAMIAYGLGLLITYVALNLMDGHGQPALLYIVPFTLGTFIALAKKRGDLNHLWNRGDPERICPHVQLQPDDR, from the exons ATGGTTTGTAAGGCAAACGAAACCAATGTAAATATTCAAATTCCAGTTGTCATACTCACATCGGATGCTGGTGCAACCTTGATACAGAGTATGAGGGATAACTCAAATG TTTCCATTCAGATGTACTCTCCAAAACGACCAGTGGTTGATGTTGCTGAGGTGTTCCTCTGGCTAATGGCTGTTGGTACAATATTATGTGCGTCTTATTGGTCTGCGTGGACTGCAAAACAAGCAGCTATCGAGCAGGAGAAGCTCTTGAAG GATGGTTCTGATGAATACCTCAGCAATGAGGCACATAGTTCCAGTGGTGTCATGGACATCAACATTGCATCAGCAATTTTGTTCGTTGTGATTGCTTCCTCGTTCTTAATCATGCTCTACAAGCTGATGTCCTATGTGTTCATTGAGATTCTGGTGGTTGTATTTTGCATTGGTGGCATGGAG GGTTTGCAAACTTGTCTGGTGACTCTGTTATCATG TTTCAGATGGTTTGAACGTGCTGCCGAATCATATATAAAAGTACCTTTTCTGGGAGCCATATCTTATCTTACACTCGCTGTTTCTCCTTCATGCATAGCATTTGCTGTTCTATGGGCAGTTTTCCGACGGATCTCCTTCGCTTGGATTGGTCAAGATATACTT GGCATTACCTTGATTATTACTGTTCTCCAAATAATACGAGTTCCAAATCTTAAG GTGGGTACGGTTCTACTGAGCTGTGCATTTTTGTATGATATTTTTTGGGTCTTCGTTTCCCAATGGTTGTTCCATAAGAGCATCATGATAGTG GTAGCTCGTGGTGATGGAAGTGGAGAAGATGGTATCCCAATGTTACTAAAAATCCCTCGAATGTTTGATCCTTGGGGCGGATACAGTATCATTGGATTCGGAGATATTATCTTACCAGGACTAGTAATAGCATTTGCCTTGAG ATATGATTGGCTGTCCAGGAAAAGTCTAAAAGATGGATACTTTCTGTGGGCGATGATTGCTTATGGTTTAG GGCTTCTCATCACTTATGTGGCTTTAAACTTGATGGATGGACATGGACAACCGGCTTTGCTTTACATCGTCCCTTTCACACTAG GCACATTCATAGCATTGGCCAAGAAGAGAGGCGATTTGAATCATCTTTGGAACCGAGGGGATCCGGAAAGAATATGTCCACACGTTCAACTTCAACCAGATGACCgatga